A stretch of Pygocentrus nattereri isolate fPygNat1 chromosome 8, fPygNat1.pri, whole genome shotgun sequence DNA encodes these proteins:
- the cep290 gene encoding centrosomal protein of 290 kDa isoform X3: protein MPPATDWKLVMSVDPDILGSEEEQKICDIILKIHPQELKEGESEKIIQLLRISQTLLRLKSEEISCAYDVVDKAGIEQARIETELNAKIYKLENELEMAQRSAGGRDTRFLRDEIRQLESHLERKEKELVQLEKEMSKERKTNEELSHRAEEAEDENRKLKREIKQLKKKNEQLHQDVEFYRKELEQKDSLQTREESTETQRRLNKANQQLYQCMEDLQHAEDMAAHLKSENEHLQKHLEESVKEMEKMTDEYNKMKVVVQQTDGIMDQLRKERDQAKLQVRELTEQIQARAEEDDPVMAAVSAKVEEWKSVLSGKDAEIVEYQQMIRDLRERLRSAHMDSDKSNIIALQQAVQERDHQIKLLSERVEQYTGEMERNALLIEELKKPLKKEKGLGSTLQQRTIEELNTRLQAAERRAQQAERATHLAEADARDKDKELSESLSRIRFYESGTDGLEAAIAEIKEVKTQVRIRDREIEGMTKEINQLELKINDLLDENEELRERLGLNPKEEVDLTEFRRSKVLKQRQYRAENQVLLKEIERLEEERLQLKQHIRALVKEKGITVINSSLLEDDAEEGPSRSIRERPGFTDEEIKRKNEYLQRELNSREKELELKRTESSQFKAKLNEMLKENKQLEQSMKEILQAIQEAQSKAPAQASLRIPSLERLVSVLEMKYSEGKADVSAHLRAQVDQLTGRNEELRQEMKAAREETASSLTQLMKANDQIARMEGEIEAVRLSAGTAVPCKTLSLPEEMAPTSMQSINSLNEYIVQLLQEIKNKEDSSKQLGLALEEYKRKFAIIRHQQGLLYKEYQSEKESWQKERDSFAEVKARMEEQKEVDAVKIKAYNNWLETLEKDPVEIRRQVSEAARKMTVLRVNEKSLTRCYTTLLEQEQHLKKENNKLKDDFVQMEVAVTERIGYLQRFKEMAAFRMAALQKALDDSVPSSELVRANKQYNDLTNKYRDLLQKDNHLVQRNTSLEHLENENVSLREHINYINKELEITKEKLHSLEQAWEHISDSDGQSSMDKAAKALANSEIVSVSKRITTLEMKELNERQRAEHAQKMYEHLRNSLKQVEERNFELEAKFAEMAKQNMEAQRIERELRDELANSVSKEVSDADRQRIAELEKSEAQLRTEASKLREVSDVAKMQVSALEARQQCREKEVKSLRRQVLDYQAQSDEKALIAKLHQHIVALQLSETAAISKLEASTANLQKLEAQKMRAEQQLDAQQQALWHVRQEGRQRARHLRHALQALRTQFSGALPLAQQEKFSNTMLQLQEDRLKARKEMHMAQEERRTAEGRAQELELRLKGLEELMATLKDVKGAQKVSEWHKKLEEARLQELRKNRELGALKEEIRYLKNMAAEQEHTISSLEEELVQQNNLLEERQLSWDQREVELERQLDAYEKQQSQIISSAQKFEEATGSLPDPSQPLAHQLDHALSKIKEHVRTILETQTTCKSLEEKLQEKAAALWQAEQNVLARDRVINELRLRLPATAERERLLADLSKQEDSDTQPALKIAHQTISNLQCRLDQKEDVLKKYQNLLAKARQEQEETAKKHEEEVRTLLQKLDLHTDTSLDHFKKTALELMKKPTISVPTTKQLARLAEMEQTVAEQDTSLSSLTHKLKVLTAELDKQRQATASQAKEHTAQIAKLEERHSSQMKAVSQEAEDLKSQLSQMEKELQYLRTELEAQKEANVRSPSNTMKNLVERLKAQLALKEKQQKALSKALLELRAEMTSHAEQQIIANAAQKEESLNVQQIVDKQTKELQARVKELSEELQGWKENVRAAKTRESSLKEEVENLNKELQKRQKSQNKLQSERDTLEEHLEELKQKVKRLSSGLQGQAESEVKGPSVEALQKKIRKLESELDKKSVSEPAERKTTMKDDKQSSKEELVRWEEGKKWQARMEKVRNILKEKEKETDSLSKQLSTLKELYGRLEQEKVALQKKLKSRGVTADQVVGARTLETDQEIEALIKRNCELEQQIEIMKQQQALPRDAAMEDMNIRNRYLEERLHSLESQLAKEPPSRPSDKSGVSSSQFSLSPKSIQSMTFKVTHDSQDENIQSSTLSNNKSFHPQEHYEEMKADKVQTVMVVRETQTECEAAAEENGDKSFPAKEGGTDQESGNLAGTDEGNAGKESGNKPVDETEVHQEEQEDIKDDQESQPAKEPEMKRTETEEEEQKRETAPIEQDLTEPDKAEEKPKEQEQDEQEQGETDQHTEGRETFVTEGEALEEPNKDLQTSGRGSGTPSQREQELQKENLKLSTENLELHFQLEQANKDLPRLKDQVSDLKEMCNVLKKEKAEVEKKLGHVRGSGRSGKTVPELEKTIALMKKVVEKVQRENDSLKKSSTTATQEQLTSLEREHEKLKTEYDEMKGKMEVQLTSRLESKTKGMEKIVMENERLRRDLKKESETAEKLRVEKASLEVKNEKLKAELEETVQKLLLAQSRVPSLERADSKSWKSTVVTRLFENKMKELESELSKKNASLSELKLQLTEAYEKEQRAQRTIIQLKEQVELLKNIPIGATTDEGLALEFQSVRLAHNQLEREKAQLLQQIKKYEEQFGTSKAGPGYKELQAQIKAANAERSQLQDEVRRMTKELANFDPTFFEELEDLKFNYNVEVKKNIILEEQLKKLSERFGVPVDIPTDGSLS from the exons ATCCATCCACAAGAGCTGAAGGAGGGCGAGTCAGAGAAAATAATTCAGCTGTTGAGAATCTCACAGACGTTACTGAGG CTGAAGTCGGAAGAAATAAGCTGTGCCTACGATGTCGTCGACAAAGCTGGCATTGAGCAAGCAAGAATTG AAACCGAACTCAATGCAAAGATATATAAATTGGAAAATGAGCTGGAG ATGGCACAGCGCTCAGCGGGGGGGCGGGACACACGCTTCCTCCGGGACGAAATCCGCCAACTGGAGAGTCACTTGGAGCGCAAGGAGAAGGAGCTGGTCCAGCTGGAGAAGGAAATGAGTAAAGAGAGGAAAACCAACGAGGAG CTGTCACATCGAGCAGAGGAGGCTGAAGATGAGAACAGAAAGCTAAAAAGAGAG ATAAAGCAGCTTAAGAAGAAG AATGAACAGCTCCATCAGGATGTGGAGTTCTACAGGAAAGAGCTGGAGCAGAAGGACTCCCTCCAGACCAGAGAAGAGAGCACTGAGACTCAAAGGAGGCTCAACAAAGCCAACCAGCAACTCTACCAGTGCATGGAGGACCTGCAG CATGCTGAGGACATGGCCGCCCACCTGAAGAGCGAAAACGAGCACTTGCAGAAACATCTGGAGGAGTCGGTGAAGGAGATGGAAAAGATGACAGATGAATACAACAAAATGAAGGTTGTGGTCCAGCAGACCGACGGCATAATGGACCAgctgaggaaagagagagaccaagCCAAGCTCCAG GTGAGAGAACTAACAGAGCAGATCCAGGCTCGGGCTGAGGAGGATGATCCAGTGATGGCTGCAGTCAGTGCTAAAGTCGAGGAATGGAAG agTGTATTATCAGGAAAAGACGCAGAAATCGTGGAGTACCAGCAGATGATTCGGGACCTAAGAGAGAGGCTAAGATCTGCCCATATGGATTCAGACAAAAGCAACATCATCGCATTGCAGCAG GCTGTGCAAGAGAGAGACCATCAAATCAAGCTGCTGTCTGAAAGAGTGGAGCAGTACACTGGTGAGATGGAGAGGAATGCCTTGCTTATAGAGGAACTCAAGAAGccactaaagaaagaaaaag GGCTGGGTTCCACTCTGCAGCAGAGGACGATAGAGGAGCTGAACACCAGGCTCCAGGCAGCAGAGCGAAGGGCACAGCAAGCTGAACGCGCTACACACCTGGCCGAGGCTGACGCCCGTGACAAAGACAAGGAGCTGAGCGAGAGCCTCAGCCGCATCCGCTTCTACGAGTCT gGCACTGATGGACTGGAAGCTGCCATAGCTGAGATCAAAGAGGTCAAAACCCAGGTCAGGATCCGGGACCGGGAAATAGAAGGCATGACTAAGGAGATAAACCAACTGGAACTGAAAATCAATGACCTTCTGGATGAGAACGAAGAGCTGAGAGAGCGCCTAG GATTAAATCCAAAAGAAGAAGTGGATTTGACTGAGTTCCGTCGATCTAAAGTATTAAAACAGAGACAGTACAGAGCAGAAAACCAGGTTCTGCTGAAGGAG ATTGAACGTCTTGAGGAGGAGAGGCTGCAGCTGAAACAGCATATCCGCGCCCTGGTGAAAGAGAAAG GAATCACAGTGATCAACAGTTCACTGCTCGAAGATGATGCCGAAGAGGGGCCGAGCAGGTCCATTAGGGAAAGACCAGGCTTTACTGATGAGGAGATCAAACGGAAA aatgaGTACTTGCAGAGAGAactgaacagcagagagaaagagctggagctgaaaagaacagaatccTCACAGTTCAAAGCCAAAT TGAACGAGATGCTGAAAGAAAACAAGCAGCTGGAGCAGAGCATGAAGGAGATCTTGCAGGCCATCCAGGAGGCACAGAGCAAAGCTCCTGCCCAAGCCAGTCTTAGAATCCCCAGCCTGGAGAGACTTGTCAGT GTTCTGGAAATGAAGTACTCAGAGGGCAAGGCTGATGTAAGTGCACATCTGAGGGCGCAGGTAGATCAGCTGACTGGCAGGAATGAAGAACTGAGGCAAGAAATGAAGGCAGCTAGAGAAGAAACAGCCAGCTCACTCACTCAGCTAATGAAGGCCAATGACCAG ATTGCACGCATGGAGGGTGAGATCGAGGCAGTAAGACTGTCAGCTGGCACAGCTGTGCCTTGTAAGACTCTCTCATTACCTGAGGAAATGGCTCCAACCAGTATGCAATCCATTAACTCTCTCAACGAATATATAGTCCAACTGTTACAG GagattaaaaacaaagaagacTCTAGCAAGCAGCTCGGTCTGGCCTTGGAAGAGTATAAGAGGAAATTTGCTATCATACGCCACCAACAGGGGTTACTGTATAAAGAATATCAAAG TGAGAAGGAGTCttggcagaaagagagagattcttTTGCTGAAGTGAAGGCCAGAATGGAGGAACAGAAGGAGGTGGACGCAGTGAAGATCAAAGCATATAAT AACTGGTTGGAGACTCTGGAGAAGGACCCGGTTGAGATCAGGAGGCAAGTGTCCGAGGCTGCTCGTAAGATGACCGTGCTCAGAGTGAATGAAAAATCCCTGACCCGCTGTTACACCACTTTGCTGGAGCAGGAGCAGCACCTGAAGAAGGAAAATAACAAGCTGAAGGATGACTTTGTCCAAATGGAGGTTGCAGTCACTGAAAGGATTGGCTATCTTCAGAGATTCAAG GAGATGGCTGCATTCAGAATGGCAGCACTCCAGAAAGCTCTTGATGACAGTGTTCCATCATCAGAGCTGGTGAGGGCAAACAAGCAGTACAATGATCTTACAAACAAATACAGAGATCTTCTTCAGAAGGACAATCACCTTGTTCAGAGGAACACCAGTCTAGAACATTTGGAG AATGAAAATGTTTCTCTCCGTGAGCACATCAATTACATCAACAAAGAGCTTGAAATCACAAAAGAGAAGCTGCACAGTTTGGAGCAAGCCTGGGAACACATCAGTGACAGCG ATGGACAGAGCAGTATGGACAAAGCAGCAAAGGCTCTGGCCAACAGTGAGATTGTGTCCGTGTCCAAACGCATCACCACTCTGGAGATGAAGGAGCTGAACGAAAGGCAGAGAGCTGAGCATGCTCAGAAAATGTACGAGCACCTGAGGAACTCTCTCAAACAAGTGGAGGAGCGCAACTTTGAGCTTGAGGCAAAGTTTGCTGAG ATGGCGAAGCAAAACATGGAGGCCCAGCGAATCGAGCGTGAGCTACGTGACGAACTTGCCAACAGTGTTAGTAAAGAAGTCAGTGATGCAGACCGGCAGCGCATTGCAGAGCTGGAGAAAAGTGAAGCCCAGCTCAGGACTGAGGCATCCAA GTTACGGGAGGTTTCAGATGTGGCCAAAATGCAGGTTTCTGCACTGGAAGCCAGACAGCAATGCAGAGAGAAGGAGGTGAAGAGTCTCAGGAGGCAGGTGCTCGATTATCAA GCTCAGTCTGACGAGAAGGCTTTGATAGCCAAGCTTCACCAGCACATTGTGGCCCTTCAGCTGAGCGAGACAGCAGCCATCAGCAAGCTAGAGGCCTCCACTGCCAATCTTCAGAAGCTGGAGGCACAGAAGATGAGGGCAGAGCAGCAGCTGGATGCTCAGCAGCAGGCCCTGTGGCACGTACGACAGGAGGGACGCCAGCGTGCCCGTCACCTCCGCCATGCCCTACAGGCCCTCCGCACGCAGTTCTCTGGGGCGTTGCCACTTGCCCAGCAGGAGAAGTTCTCCAACACCATGCTGCAGTTGCAGGAGGACAGACTGAAGGCCAGAAAGGAGATGCACATGGCCCAGGAGGAGCGCAGGACAGCAGAGGGGAGGGCTCAGGAGCTAGAGCTCCGGCTGAAAGGTCTGGAGGAGCTCATGGCAACGCTGAAGGATGTCAAAGGAGCACAGAAG GTGAGTGAATGGCATAAGAAGCTTGAGGAAGCTCGTCTGCAGGAGCTGAGGAAAAACAGGGAGCTGGGAGCTCTAAAAGAGGAGATCAGGTACCTGAAGAACATGGCGGCTGAGCAGGAGCACACCATCagcagtctggaggaagaactGGTGCAACAGAACAAT CTCCTTGAAGAGCGGCAGCTCTCTTGGGATCAGAGGGAGGTGGAACTGGAGCGGCAACTGGACGCCTATGAGAAACAGCAGAGCCAAATTATTAGTTCTGCACAGAAG tTTGAAGAAGCAACAGGTTCTCTGCCAGATCCAAGCCAGCCTCTTGCCCACCAACTGGACCATGCACTGAGTAAAATCAAGGAACATGTTCGGACTATTCTGGAGACGCAAACCACTTGCAAATCTCTGGAGGAG AAGCTACAGGAgaaggcagcagctctgtggcaGGCGGAGCAGAACGTGTTGGCGCGAGACCGGGTCATCAATGAGCTGCGGCTCCGCCTTCCAGCCACTGCTGAGAGGGAGAGGCTACTCGCTGACCTTAGCAAGCAGGAGGACTCAGACACCCAGCCTGCCCTGAAGATCGCCCATCAGACCATCAGCAACCTGCAGTGCCGTCTGGACCAGAAAGAGGATGTTCTGAAGAAGTACCAGAACCTTCTAGCGAAGGCTAGACAG GAGCAGGAGGAAACAGCAAAAAAGCATGAGGAGGAAGTGAGGACCCTGCTCCAAAAGTTAGACCTACACACAGACACGTCTCTGGACCACTTCAAAAAAACTGCTCTG GAGCTAATGAAGAAGCCCACCATCTCCGTGCCAACCACAAAGCAGCTGGCGCGCCTGGCTGAGATGGAGCAGACAGTGGCAGAACAGGACACATCTCTCTCATCCCTAACGCACAAACTGAAGGTTCTGACTGCTGAACTGGACAAACAGAGACAGGCCACAGCTTCTCAAGCTAAAGAGCACACGGCACAAATAGCCAA GCTGGAGGAGAGGCATTCTTCCCAGATGAAGGCTGTGTCTCAGGAGGCAGAAGACCTGAAATCCCAGCTGTCCCAGATGGAGAAAGAGCTACAGTACCTACGTACTGAGCTGGAGGCCCAGAAAGAGGCTAACGTGCGCTCACCAAGTAACACTATGAAGAACCTGGTTGAGCGTCTGAAAGCCCAGCTGGCCCTCAAGGAGAAGCAACAGAAG GCTCTCAGTAAAGCTCTGCTGGAGCTTCGTGCAGAGATGACATCCCACGCCGAGCAGCAGATCATTGCAAACGCAGCCCAAAAGGAAGAGTCCCTTAATGTTCAGCAGATTGTGGACAAGCAAACCAAAGAACTCCAG GCCCGTGTAAAGGAGCTGAGTGAGGAGTTACAGGGCTGGAAGGAGAATGTGAGAGCGGCCAAAACTCGAGAGAGCTCTCTGAAGGAGGAGGTAGAGAACCTCAACAAGGAGCTGCAAAAGAGACAGAAGAGCCAGAACAAGCtgcagagtgaaagagacaCTCTGGAAGAACATCTGGAGGAGCTCAAGCAGAAAGTCAAGAGACTCAGCAGTGGCTTGCAG GGTCAAGCTGAAAGTGAAGTTAAGGGCCCCTCTGTAGAGGCTTTGCAGAAGAAAATCCGCAAGCTGGAGTCTGAGCTAGACAAGAAGAGTGTTTCAGAGCCAGCAGAAAGAAAGACCACGATGAAGGATGACAAG CAGTCTTCTAAAGAAGAGCTGGTGAGGTgggaggagggaaaaaagtgGCAGGCCAGGATGGAGAAAGTCCGGAACATCttgaaggagaaggagaaagagacagactcCCTCTCCAAACAGCTGTCTACCCTGAAAGAGCTCTATGGAAG GCTAGAGCAAGAGAAGGTGGCCCTGCAGAAGAAGCTGAAAAGTCGTGGAGTGACAGCCGATCAGGTGGTAGGTGCACGGACTCTCGAGACTGACCAAGAGATCGAGGCACTGATAAAAAGGAACTGTGAGCTAGAGCAGCAGATTGAAATAATGAA ACAGCAACAGGCTTTACCTCGGGATGCTGCGATGGAGGACATGAACATCAGGAATCGCTATCTGGAGGAGAGGCTTCATTCTCTGGAGTCTCAGCTGGCAAAAGAGCCTCCATCCAGACCTTCT GATAAAAGTGGAGTTTCATCTTCCCAATTCAGCTTGTCTCCAAAAAGTATTCAATCTATGACCTTTAAAGTCACACATGACAGTCAAGATGAAAATATCCAGTCTTCCACATTAAGCAACAACAAATCTTTCCATCCACAAGAACATTATGAGGAGATGAAAGCTGATAAGGTGCAAACAGTCATGGTGGTCAGGGAAACGCAAACTGAATGCGAGGCAGCTGCAGAAGAGAATGGAGATAAATCATTCCCTGCAAAAGAGGGCGGTACAGACCAGGAATCAGGCAATCTGGCAGGTACTGATGAAGGTAATGCTGGGAAAGAAAGTGGTAACAAACCCGTAGATGAGACTGAGGTACACCAAGAAGAGCAAGAGGACATTAAAGATGACCAAGAAAGCCAGCCTGCAAAAGAGCCAGAAATGAAACGCACTGAAACTGAAGAGGAGGAGCAGAAAAGGGAGACGGCTCCAATAGAGCAGGACTTAACAGAACCAGATAAGGCAGAGGAGAAACCTAAGGAACAAGAACAGGATGAGCAAGAGCAGGGTGAAACCGACCAACATACAGAGGGAAGGGAAACGTTTGTGACTGAGGGAGAAGCCCTGGAGGAGCCAAACAAGGACTTGCAG ACATCCGGCAGAGGCTCTGGTACCCCATCACAGAGGGAGCAGGAGCTACAGAAAGAGAACCTCAAACTATCCACAGAGAACCTAGAGCTTCACTTTCAGCTAGAACAGGCCAACAAAGACCTGCCCCGTCTTAAG GATCAGGTATCTGACCTCAAAGAGATGTGTAACGtgctgaaaaaggaaaaagcagaGGTGGAAAAGAAGCTGGGGCATGTCCGTGGG TCTGGACGGAGTGGAAAAACAGTCCCTGAGCTGGAGAAGACCATTGCACTGATGAAAAAGGTGGTGGAGAAGGTGCAAAGAGAGAATGATAGTCTTAAAAAGAGCTCGACCACTGCGACACAAGAGCAGCTAACCTCTCTGGAACGAGAGCATGAGAAATTGAAG ACTGAATATGACGAGATGAAGGGGAAAATGGAAGTTCAGCTGACATCAAGACTTGAATCAAAAACTAAAGGAATGGAGAAAATTGTGATGGAAAATGAACGACTGCGCAGGGACCTCAAGAAG GAATCTGAGACTGCAGAGAAGCTGAGAGTGGAAAAGGCCAGTCTGGAGGTGAAAAATGAGAAGCTAAAGGCAGAGCTTGAGGAGACCGTCCAGAAGCTTCTGCTGGCTCAGTCCAGGGTGCCATCATTAGAAAGGGCAGATAGCAAGAGCTGGAAATCTACAGTTGTGACCAG GCtgtttgaaaataaaatgaaagagctTGAGAGTGAACTCTCCAAGAAAAATGCAAGTCTCTCAGAACTTAAACTGCAGCTGACAGAGGCCTACgagaaagagcagagagcaCAGCGTACCATCATACAGCTGAAGGAACAA gtAGAGCTCTTGAAAAATATCCCCATAGGAGCAACTACCGATGAGGGGCTTGCTCTGGAGTTTCAGTCTGTTAG ACTCGCACACAATCAGCTGGAGCGTGAAAAGGCTCAGCTTCTCCAGCAGATCAAGAAATACGAAGAGCAGTTTGGAACCAGCAAAGCTGGACCAG GATACAAAGAGCTTCAGGCCCAAATAAAAGCAGCCAATGCTGAAAGGAGTCAGCTGCAG GACGAAGTTAGAAGGATGACCAAAGAACTGGCAAACTTTGACCCGACATTCTTTGAGGAGCTTGAAGATCTGAAGTTCAATTACAACGTGGAGGTGAAGAAAAACATCATTCTGGAAGAACAGCTGAAAAAACTTTCAGAACGCTTTGGAGTACCAGTGGACATCCCAACAGACGGATCACTCAGCTAA